The following proteins come from a genomic window of Edaphobacter sp. 4G125:
- a CDS encoding amidohydrolase/deacetylase family metallohydrolase produces the protein MTSSLSRFTRPIAACCAVLSLAAASVHALAQAPNFAYDLLLQNGHVIDDKNHIDSVMDVAIKDGKIAKVAPHIATSDALKTINVNGLYVTPGLIDIHVHVYTGTGERGSYAGDNSIPPDGFTFRNGVTTVVDAGCSGWKNFEDFKQRIIDRSKTRVLAMLNIVGSGMRGDKYEQNMDDMDGEATAKMALKYPETVVGIKTAHFAGPQWKPVEQAVIAGTKANIPVMVDFGVDHPESRPLYDLLNKKLRPGDIYTHMYSGLRHEQDPVTKGPSKAFIDGRKRGIFFDTGTGGGSFRFSLAVPMVKDGFIPDSLSTDLHIGSMNSATKDELNVASKMMAIGLTLQQAVAEMTSHPAREIKREDLGNLSVGSVADIAVLRVVEGHFGFTDMDNVRVDGAKKVIDELTVKGGKIVYDLNGIEARKYGEPPSKYEQYDSKWTTFAPRGPDMHGTKPTPADNNHH, from the coding sequence ATGACCAGCTCGCTTTCCAGATTTACCCGACCAATCGCTGCCTGTTGTGCTGTGCTTTCGTTGGCGGCTGCCTCTGTTCATGCGCTTGCACAGGCACCTAACTTTGCATACGATCTTCTTCTCCAAAATGGTCATGTCATCGATGACAAAAATCACATCGATTCGGTGATGGATGTTGCCATTAAAGATGGGAAGATCGCCAAGGTTGCTCCGCATATCGCTACGTCCGATGCCCTTAAGACGATCAATGTCAATGGGCTCTATGTGACGCCGGGCTTGATTGACATTCACGTCCATGTCTACACCGGCACAGGAGAACGCGGTTCCTACGCTGGAGACAACAGTATTCCGCCGGATGGTTTCACCTTCCGCAATGGCGTAACAACCGTGGTTGACGCCGGATGCTCTGGTTGGAAAAACTTTGAAGACTTCAAACAGCGCATCATCGACCGTTCCAAGACCCGTGTTCTGGCTATGCTCAACATCGTCGGTTCCGGTATGCGTGGTGATAAATACGAGCAGAACATGGATGACATGGACGGGGAAGCCACCGCAAAGATGGCTCTCAAATATCCCGAGACTGTTGTCGGCATCAAGACAGCCCACTTTGCTGGCCCCCAATGGAAACCAGTGGAGCAGGCTGTGATTGCTGGAACCAAAGCCAACATCCCGGTCATGGTTGACTTCGGTGTCGATCATCCGGAGAGCCGTCCTCTTTATGACCTGCTCAATAAGAAGCTGCGCCCCGGCGACATCTACACCCATATGTACTCCGGTCTTCGTCATGAGCAGGATCCCGTTACCAAAGGGCCCAGCAAGGCCTTCATTGATGGTCGTAAGCGCGGAATCTTCTTTGACACAGGAACAGGCGGCGGAAGCTTCCGGTTCTCGCTCGCCGTTCCGATGGTCAAGGATGGCTTCATCCCCGATTCTCTCTCGACCGACCTCCACATCGGCAGCATGAACAGCGCTACCAAGGATGAGCTCAACGTTGCCAGCAAAATGATGGCGATCGGCCTTACCCTGCAACAGGCTGTGGCTGAGATGACCTCTCATCCTGCGCGCGAGATCAAGCGCGAAGATCTCGGCAATCTCTCCGTAGGTTCGGTGGCTGACATTGCCGTGCTCCGCGTTGTAGAAGGCCACTTTGGCTTCACCGACATGGACAATGTCCGCGTCGACGGAGCCAAGAAGGTCATCGATGAGCTCACCGTCAAGGGTGGCAAGATCGTTTATGACCTCAATGGCATCGAAGCCCGCAAGTATGGCGAGCCTCCGAGCAAATACGAGCAGTATGATTCGAAGTGGACGACCTTCGCTCCGCGTGGACCGGACATGCACGGCACCAAGCCCACGCCAGCAGATAACAATCACCACTAA
- a CDS encoding aminotransferase class V-fold PLP-dependent enzyme gives MNLKWNRRSFLSTLGAATGSLLAPKAALAEKKTKDEKPGVDGHAIVPIKKGLGSTGDVYKELGVTPLVNIVGTVTVIGGSVMKPEVMELMRQGNQHFVMINDLEVAAGRYIEKLCKTPPGYTGLVTGGVAAGIVVAYAGMLTEDLEPRLSTVPDLTGFPKSEVIIQKAHRNPFDHQVRQTGVKLIEVETKDQMINAINPKTLAMHYINIQSDMGKVSGPEMIEIAKKANIYTFNDASADVPPKERLWEYPAQGWDFVAFSGGKDICGPQSTGILIGKEQLIRWAQMNMSPQEDRIGRACKVGKEQIFALLKALEMFVDQDYDEVLRSYDARAEVISKAVAKFGVTALPRQFNPNALGNVTPHYSWKIDQTKVNITAQDVIKQLAETKPVGIGSTNANSMGMRGRNPDAPAHPPEPRRRRNQDPTTFGFAMWQLKDGEDKYIADRLVEIFSAAPKA, from the coding sequence ATGAATCTGAAGTGGAATCGCCGGTCGTTCCTGTCCACCCTTGGAGCTGCCACCGGCAGCTTGTTAGCCCCTAAAGCCGCTCTGGCTGAAAAGAAGACGAAGGACGAGAAGCCTGGGGTGGATGGCCACGCGATCGTTCCCATCAAGAAAGGTCTGGGCTCCACCGGAGATGTCTATAAGGAGCTTGGAGTTACGCCCCTGGTGAACATCGTAGGTACCGTCACTGTCATCGGTGGTTCCGTCATGAAACCTGAGGTCATGGAGCTGATGCGCCAGGGCAATCAGCATTTTGTCATGATCAACGATCTCGAAGTGGCTGCAGGACGCTACATCGAAAAACTTTGTAAGACGCCTCCAGGCTATACCGGCCTCGTCACCGGCGGTGTTGCTGCCGGCATCGTCGTGGCTTACGCTGGCATGCTCACAGAGGATCTTGAGCCTCGTTTGAGCACCGTTCCCGATCTCACTGGTTTCCCGAAGTCCGAAGTCATCATCCAGAAAGCCCATCGCAACCCCTTTGATCATCAGGTTCGTCAGACCGGCGTCAAGCTGATCGAGGTGGAGACGAAGGATCAGATGATCAACGCCATCAATCCAAAGACGTTGGCGATGCACTACATCAATATTCAATCGGACATGGGCAAAGTCTCAGGCCCGGAGATGATTGAAATTGCGAAGAAAGCCAACATCTACACTTTCAATGATGCTTCCGCTGACGTTCCCCCCAAGGAGCGGCTCTGGGAGTACCCCGCACAGGGTTGGGATTTTGTGGCTTTCTCAGGTGGCAAAGACATCTGCGGCCCTCAATCCACGGGTATCCTCATCGGTAAGGAGCAGCTCATCCGCTGGGCGCAGATGAATATGAGCCCACAGGAAGATCGTATCGGTCGTGCCTGCAAGGTCGGTAAGGAACAGATCTTTGCTCTTCTAAAAGCGCTCGAGATGTTCGTCGACCAGGACTACGATGAGGTACTCAGGAGCTACGATGCTCGCGCCGAGGTCATCTCAAAGGCAGTTGCGAAGTTCGGCGTAACTGCTCTTCCGCGTCAGTTTAATCCCAACGCGCTGGGCAACGTGACCCCGCACTACAGCTGGAAGATCGACCAGACAAAGGTGAACATCACCGCGCAGGACGTTATCAAACAGCTTGCTGAGACGAAGCCGGTAGGTATTGGTAGCACGAATGCAAATTCCATGGGAATGCGTGGACGTAACCCGGACGCACCGGCGCATCCACCGGAGCCGCGTCGCCGGCGGAATCAAGATCCGACAACGTTTGGTTTTGCTATGTGGCAGCTGAAGGATGGCGAAGATAAGTACATCGCAGACCGGTTAGTTGAGATCTTCAGCGCTGCCCCAAAGGCATAA